The following coding sequences lie in one Lolium perenne isolate Kyuss_39 chromosome 2, Kyuss_2.0, whole genome shotgun sequence genomic window:
- the LOC127333206 gene encoding protein VASCULATURE COMPLEXITY AND CONNECTIVITY translates to MARVEAVVVCLLIVAMDAAAGVLGIYAEKAQNQGRHLRILFIECRQPVRQAYKLGVAAAAVLAASHAIANIVGGCACVCCSGDKLRRSSPNRHMASFALVLTWMVLIVGLALLILGALPNSKKSMAHCGVMRHNFLSIGGILCFVHALFCLVYYVSANAAAREESGRGSKAVGVRT, encoded by the exons ATGGCAAGAGTCGAAGCGGTGGTGGTCTGTCTCCTCATCGTCGCCATGGATGCCGCCGCCGGCGTGCTCGGGATATACGCCGAGAAAGCTCAGAACCAG GGGAGGCACCTGCGCATACTGTTCATCGAGTGCCGGCAGCCGGTCCGGCAGGCCTACAAGCTCGGCGTCGCGGCGGCCGCGGTGCTGGCGGCGTCGCACGCCATCGCCAACATCGTCGGCGGCTGCGCGTGCGTCTGCTGCTCCGGCGACAAGCTCCGGCGCTCGTCGCCCAACCGGCATATGGCGTCCTTCGCCCTGGTCCTCACATG GATGGTTCTGATAGTAGGGCTGGCGCTGCTGATACTCGGGGCGCTGCCCAACTCCAAGAAGTCGATGGCGCACTGCGGGGTGATGCGGCACAACTTCCTCTCCATCGGCGGCATCCTCTGCTTTGTGCACGCCCTCTTCTGCCTCGTCTACTACGTCTCCGCCAACGCCGCCGCGCGGGAGGAAAGCGGCCGCGGCTCCAAGGCCGTCGGCGTGCGCACCTGA